From Microbacterium invictum, the proteins below share one genomic window:
- a CDS encoding aminotransferase class I/II-fold pyridoxal phosphate-dependent enzyme codes for MTERAPLSRKLSAIAESATLKVDAKAKALQAAGRPVISYAAGEPDFATPQFVVDAAAEALRDRANFRYTPAVGLPVLREAIAAKTVRDSGLEVAPSQIIVTNGGKQAVYQAFQAVVNPGDEVLLPAPYWTTYPEAIALADGTPVEVFAGADQEYKVTVEQLEAARTDKTTVLVFVSPSNPTGAVYTPEETKAIGEWALEHGIWVISDEIYQNLVYQGAHAVSIVEAVPELAGQTILVNGVAKTYAMTGWRVGWMVGPADAIKVAANLQSHLSSNVNNIAQRAALAALTGPQTEAEKMRAAFDRRRRLIVAELAKIDGVTVPNPLGAFYVYPDVTGLLGRTWAGKTPTTSLELADLILESAEVAVVPGEAFGPSGYLRLSYALGDDALLEGVQRLQRLFS; via the coding sequence GTGACCGAACGCGCTCCCCTGTCTCGCAAGCTGTCCGCCATCGCCGAGTCGGCGACCCTCAAGGTCGACGCGAAGGCGAAAGCGCTCCAAGCCGCCGGCCGCCCCGTCATCTCGTACGCCGCCGGCGAGCCCGACTTCGCGACGCCGCAGTTCGTGGTGGATGCCGCGGCCGAGGCGCTGCGGGACCGCGCCAACTTCCGGTATACGCCCGCCGTCGGTCTGCCGGTGCTGCGCGAGGCCATCGCCGCCAAGACCGTGCGCGACTCGGGCCTCGAGGTCGCGCCTTCGCAGATCATCGTCACCAACGGCGGCAAGCAGGCCGTCTACCAGGCGTTCCAGGCGGTCGTGAACCCCGGCGACGAGGTCCTGCTGCCCGCGCCGTACTGGACCACCTACCCCGAGGCCATCGCACTGGCCGACGGCACGCCGGTCGAGGTGTTCGCCGGGGCCGATCAGGAGTACAAGGTCACCGTCGAGCAGCTCGAGGCAGCCCGCACCGACAAGACGACGGTGCTCGTGTTCGTGTCACCGTCCAATCCCACCGGCGCGGTGTACACGCCCGAGGAGACCAAGGCGATCGGCGAGTGGGCGCTCGAGCACGGCATCTGGGTGATCAGCGACGAGATCTACCAGAACCTCGTGTACCAGGGTGCACACGCCGTCTCGATCGTCGAGGCCGTGCCCGAGCTCGCCGGGCAGACGATCCTCGTCAACGGCGTCGCGAAGACCTACGCCATGACGGGTTGGCGCGTGGGCTGGATGGTCGGGCCCGCCGACGCGATCAAGGTCGCCGCGAACCTGCAGTCGCACCTGAGCTCGAACGTCAACAACATCGCGCAGCGCGCGGCGCTCGCGGCGCTGACCGGTCCGCAGACCGAGGCCGAGAAGATGCGCGCGGCGTTCGACCGCCGACGTCGCCTGATCGTCGCCGAGCTCGCGAAGATCGACGGCGTCACCGTCCCGAACCCGCTCGGCGCGTTCTACGTCTATCCCGATGTGACGGGTCTGCTGGGCCGCACGTGGGCGGGCAAGACGCCCACGACGTCGCTCGAGCTCGCCGATCTCATCCTCGAGTCCGCCGAGGTCGCCGTCGTTCCCGGTGAGGCGTTCGGGCCATCGGGCTACCTGCGCTTGTCGTACGCGCTCGGCGACGACGCGCTGCTCGAGGGCGTGCAGCGCCTGCAGCGCCTGTTCTCGTGA
- a CDS encoding YciI family protein, translating into MLVLTDPALETAEEGPVTIEDWVDETYGSGRAVLGDRLRPAGEAKTVRRRKGEVIVSDGPFAEAHELIGGFDVLECDSLDEAVEVASRHPMAAAGIIQLHPAWPLDL; encoded by the coding sequence ATGCTGGTACTGACAGACCCCGCGCTCGAGACGGCCGAGGAAGGACCGGTCACGATCGAGGACTGGGTGGACGAGACCTACGGCTCGGGTCGCGCGGTGCTCGGCGACCGGCTGCGTCCCGCCGGCGAGGCCAAGACGGTGCGCCGGCGCAAAGGCGAGGTCATCGTCAGCGACGGCCCCTTCGCCGAGGCGCACGAGCTGATCGGCGGCTTCGACGTGCTCGAATGCGACTCGCTCGACGAGGCCGTCGAAGTCGCGTCGCGGCATCCGATGGCCGCCGCCGGCATCATCCAGCTGCACCCGGCCTGGCCGCTCGATCTGTGA
- the aceB gene encoding malate synthase A, whose product MTPTATGTAPAITEYTEIDPIRPTTGPIDTGACAIEIAGPIRDRYEEVLTEDAIAFLAALHSRFAGRRHDRLADRMRRRFEIGNGHDPAFRDDTRHIREDAEWQVAGAGPGLEDRRVEITGPTDPKMTINALNSGAKVWLADQEDATSPTWRNVIEGQLSLRDAIRGQLRFTSPEGKTYEVTAEQTPTIVMRPRGWHLTENHIQYTDRAGRTLAASGSLVDFGLYFFHNAQALIDGGRGPYFYLPKLESSEEAKLWDDVFSFSEQYLGIDHGTIRATVLIETLPAAFEMEEILFELRDHCAGLNAGRWDYIFSIIKNYRGRGARFVLPDRSEVTMTVPFMRAYTELLVQTCHRRGAFAIGGMSAFIPNRRDPEVTAQAFEKVAADKKREAGDGFDGTWVAHPDLIPVARAEFDAILGDKPNQLDRQRPEVTVRAEDLIDVHIGRPITAAGVRGNVSVAIRYIEAWLRGLGAVAIDNLMEDAATAEISRSQVWQWIHQDRRTEDGTAITRDYIEGLIAEVLGEADRRDGDRFDDAAEVFREVALGVDFPTFLTLPAYSRYLVETD is encoded by the coding sequence ATGACACCCACCGCCACGGGCACCGCGCCCGCCATCACCGAATACACCGAGATCGACCCGATCCGCCCGACTACGGGGCCGATCGACACTGGAGCCTGCGCCATCGAGATCGCAGGGCCCATCCGTGACCGCTACGAAGAGGTGCTGACCGAGGATGCGATCGCGTTCCTCGCCGCCCTCCACAGCCGCTTCGCGGGGCGCCGGCACGACCGGCTCGCCGACCGCATGCGCCGCCGCTTCGAGATCGGCAACGGGCACGACCCGGCCTTCCGCGACGACACCCGCCACATCCGTGAGGACGCCGAATGGCAGGTCGCCGGCGCCGGTCCCGGCCTCGAGGACCGCCGCGTCGAGATCACCGGCCCCACCGACCCCAAGATGACCATCAACGCCCTCAACTCGGGCGCGAAGGTCTGGCTGGCCGACCAGGAGGACGCCACCAGCCCCACCTGGCGCAACGTCATCGAGGGCCAGCTGTCGCTGCGCGACGCGATCCGCGGGCAGCTGCGCTTCACGAGCCCCGAGGGCAAGACCTACGAGGTCACCGCCGAGCAGACGCCGACGATCGTCATGCGTCCGCGCGGCTGGCACCTGACTGAGAACCACATCCAGTACACCGATCGCGCGGGGCGTACCCTCGCGGCATCCGGTTCGCTCGTCGATTTCGGACTCTACTTCTTCCACAATGCGCAGGCGCTGATCGACGGCGGCCGCGGCCCCTACTTCTACCTACCGAAGCTGGAGTCGTCCGAAGAGGCGAAGCTGTGGGACGACGTTTTCAGCTTCAGCGAGCAGTACCTCGGCATCGACCACGGCACCATCCGTGCCACGGTCCTCATCGAGACGCTGCCGGCCGCCTTCGAGATGGAGGAGATCCTCTTCGAGCTGCGCGACCATTGCGCCGGCCTGAACGCGGGCCGCTGGGACTACATCTTCTCGATCATCAAGAACTACCGCGGCCGCGGCGCCCGGTTCGTCCTGCCCGACCGCAGCGAGGTCACCATGACCGTGCCGTTCATGCGGGCCTACACCGAGCTGCTCGTCCAGACGTGCCACCGGCGTGGGGCGTTCGCGATCGGCGGCATGAGCGCGTTCATCCCGAACCGCCGTGACCCCGAGGTGACCGCGCAGGCGTTCGAGAAGGTCGCCGCCGACAAGAAGCGCGAGGCCGGCGACGGCTTCGACGGCACCTGGGTCGCCCACCCCGACCTCATCCCCGTGGCGCGCGCCGAGTTCGACGCGATCCTGGGCGACAAGCCGAACCAGCTCGACCGGCAGCGTCCCGAGGTCACCGTGCGCGCCGAAGACCTGATCGACGTGCACATCGGGCGGCCGATCACGGCAGCAGGGGTGCGGGGCAATGTGTCGGTCGCGATCCGCTACATCGAGGCGTGGCTGCGGGGCTTGGGGGCCGTCGCGATCGACAACCTCATGGAGGACGCGGCGACCGCCGAGATCAGCCGCTCGCAGGTGTGGCAGTGGATCCACCAGGATCGCCGCACCGAGGACGGCACGGCGATCACCCGCGACTACATCGAGGGGCTCATCGCCGAGGTGCTGGGCGAGGCCGACCGCCGCGACGGCGACCGGTTCGACGATGCCGCCGAGGTGTTCCGCGAGGTGGCCCTGGGCGTCGACTTCCCGACGTTCCTGACCCTGCCCGCGTACTCGCGCTACCTGGTCGAGACCGACTGA
- a CDS encoding helix-turn-helix transcriptional regulator — MTILDVSPPDESEASDALTIGRRIRQLRTARGMTLDELAGAVSRAPSQLSMIETGKREPKLTLLRTIATALGVTVDALLEAEPLDERATMEIALERAMKGQTFQALGIAPFRIGKAVSDDVLRAMLALQGEIERLGDERSATPEEARRANVELRHLMRRQDNYFPELEDQARTILAAVDHPGGPLTQRTASDIAAHLGFSLHYVPDLPASTRSVADLRHGRLYLSSLVPAKGDSRTPVLQALASRILGHAEPRSYAEFLRQRVETNYLTGALLVPEDHAAPFLQDAKSRRAVSIEDLRDAYSVSYETAAHRFTNLATRHLDIRVHFLKVHESGTITKVYENDDVNFPSDRLGSIEGQMCCRKWTSRVVFDIPDKFNPYYQYTDTGNGTYWCTARVEHSSEGAHSVSVGVRFDDTKWFIGRETTNRGVSRHAVEVCCRRAPAELEGEWRDQAWPNVRTPRTLLATLPTGSFPGVDTTDLYEFLEEHAPRG, encoded by the coding sequence ATGACGATCCTCGACGTTTCGCCTCCGGACGAGTCGGAGGCGTCCGATGCACTGACCATCGGCCGCCGCATCCGCCAGTTGCGCACCGCCCGCGGCATGACCTTGGACGAGCTCGCCGGCGCGGTCTCCCGTGCCCCGAGTCAGCTGTCGATGATCGAGACCGGCAAGCGCGAGCCGAAGCTCACGCTGCTGCGCACGATCGCGACGGCGCTGGGGGTCACCGTCGACGCACTGCTCGAAGCGGAGCCGCTGGACGAGCGCGCCACGATGGAGATCGCGCTCGAGCGCGCGATGAAGGGCCAGACCTTCCAGGCGCTGGGCATCGCGCCGTTCCGCATCGGCAAAGCGGTCTCCGACGACGTGCTGCGGGCGATGCTCGCGCTGCAGGGTGAGATCGAGAGGCTCGGCGATGAACGGTCGGCGACTCCCGAAGAGGCGCGTCGCGCCAATGTCGAACTGCGACACCTCATGCGCCGGCAGGACAACTACTTCCCCGAGCTGGAGGACCAGGCGCGGACGATCCTCGCCGCCGTCGACCACCCCGGCGGGCCCCTCACCCAGCGCACCGCATCGGACATCGCCGCGCACCTGGGCTTCTCGTTGCACTACGTGCCCGACCTGCCGGCATCCACCCGCAGCGTCGCAGACCTTCGCCACGGCCGGCTCTACCTCTCGAGCCTGGTGCCCGCCAAGGGCGATTCGCGCACGCCGGTGCTGCAGGCTCTCGCCAGCCGGATCCTCGGGCACGCGGAGCCGCGCTCGTACGCCGAGTTCCTGCGCCAGCGCGTGGAGACCAACTACCTCACCGGCGCGCTGCTGGTGCCCGAGGACCACGCCGCACCGTTCCTGCAGGATGCCAAGAGCCGCCGCGCGGTGTCGATCGAAGACCTGCGCGACGCCTACTCGGTGTCGTACGAGACGGCCGCGCACCGGTTCACGAACCTCGCCACGAGGCACCTCGACATCCGGGTGCACTTCCTGAAGGTGCACGAGTCGGGCACGATCACGAAGGTCTACGAGAACGACGACGTGAACTTCCCGTCCGACCGGCTCGGGTCGATCGAAGGGCAGATGTGCTGCCGCAAGTGGACGAGCCGGGTCGTGTTCGACATCCCCGACAAGTTCAACCCGTACTACCAGTACACCGACACCGGCAACGGCACGTACTGGTGCACCGCGCGTGTGGAGCACTCGAGCGAGGGCGCGCACTCGGTGAGCGTGGGCGTGCGCTTCGATGACACGAAGTGGTTCATCGGCCGCGAGACGACCAACCGCGGCGTGTCGCGGCATGCGGTCGAAGTGTGCTGCCGCCGCGCGCCGGCGGAGCTCGAGGGGGAGTGGCGCGACCAGGCCTGGCCGAACGTACGCACGCCCCGCACCCTGCTCGCGACCCTGCCGACCGGTTCGTTCCCCGGCGTCGACACCACCGACCTGTACGAGTTCCTCGAGGAGCACGCGCCGCGGGGCTGA
- the gabT gene encoding 4-aminobutyrate--2-oxoglutarate transaminase, giving the protein MSVTVDDTVAAGGPGLPQRRRLVTALPGPASQAILARKSDAVAAGVAHTVPIAAVAAGGGVVVDADGNSLIDLGSGIAVTTVGNGHPKVVAAVQEQVARFSHTCFMISPYEGYIAVAEALNRLTPGDHAKKTALFNSGAEAVENAVKIARSATGRPAVVAFDHGYHGRTNLTMALTAKAMPYKRGFGPFAPEVYRAPGSYPFRDALSGVDAAARAITLIEKQVGAESLAAIVIEPIQGEGGFIVPADGFLPALADWCRANGVVFVADEVQTGFARTGTMFASEQFGVVPDLVATAKGIAAGFPLSAVTGRAELMDAAHPGGLGGTYGGNPVACAAALAALDVYETENLPGRAVAIGEILAGRLTGIQSTDPRLGDVRGRGAMVAAEFVHPGTGAPDAALAAAVARACIADGVIVLTCGTFGNVLRFLPPLSIDDALLHEGLDVVAASLAAA; this is encoded by the coding sequence ATGAGCGTCACTGTCGACGACACGGTCGCTGCCGGCGGGCCCGGCCTGCCCCAGCGACGGCGTCTGGTCACCGCCCTGCCCGGTCCTGCCTCGCAGGCGATCCTCGCGCGGAAGAGCGATGCCGTGGCCGCCGGCGTGGCGCACACGGTGCCGATCGCGGCGGTCGCCGCCGGCGGAGGCGTCGTCGTCGACGCCGACGGCAACTCGCTCATCGACCTCGGCTCGGGCATTGCGGTCACCACCGTCGGCAACGGGCATCCGAAGGTCGTCGCCGCGGTGCAGGAGCAGGTCGCCCGCTTCTCGCACACCTGCTTCATGATCTCGCCCTACGAGGGTTACATCGCCGTCGCCGAGGCGCTGAACCGGCTCACCCCCGGCGATCACGCCAAGAAGACGGCGCTGTTCAACTCGGGTGCCGAGGCCGTCGAGAACGCCGTCAAGATCGCCCGCTCGGCCACCGGGCGCCCCGCCGTGGTCGCGTTCGATCACGGCTACCACGGGCGCACGAACCTCACCATGGCCCTCACCGCCAAGGCGATGCCCTACAAGCGCGGCTTCGGCCCGTTCGCCCCCGAGGTGTACCGCGCGCCCGGGTCGTATCCGTTCCGGGACGCGCTGTCGGGGGTGGATGCCGCGGCGCGCGCGATCACGCTCATCGAGAAGCAGGTCGGCGCCGAGAGCCTCGCCGCCATCGTCATCGAGCCCATCCAGGGCGAGGGCGGGTTCATCGTGCCCGCCGACGGATTCCTTCCCGCGCTCGCCGACTGGTGTCGCGCGAACGGCGTCGTGTTCGTCGCCGACGAGGTGCAGACCGGGTTCGCCCGCACCGGGACGATGTTCGCCAGCGAGCAGTTCGGCGTCGTGCCCGACCTCGTCGCGACCGCGAAGGGGATCGCTGCCGGATTCCCGCTGTCGGCGGTCACCGGCCGCGCCGAGCTCATGGATGCCGCGCACCCCGGCGGGCTGGGCGGCACCTACGGCGGCAACCCCGTCGCGTGCGCCGCGGCGCTGGCTGCTCTCGACGTCTACGAGACCGAGAATCTGCCGGGGCGGGCCGTGGCGATCGGGGAGATTCTGGCCGGCCGGCTCACCGGCATCCAGTCCACCGATCCGCGCCTGGGCGACGTGCGCGGGCGGGGTGCGATGGTCGCTGCCGAGTTCGTCCACCCCGGCACCGGCGCGCCCGATGCCGCGCTCGCGGCCGCCGTCGCACGTGCGTGCATCGCCGACGGCGTGATCGTGCTCACCTGCGGCACGTTCGGCAACGTGCTGCGGTTCCTGCCGCCGCTGTCGATCGACGACGCGCTGCTTCACGAAGGACTCGACGTCGTCGCGGCATCCCTCGCGGCGGCGTGA
- a CDS encoding NAD-dependent succinate-semialdehyde dehydrogenase, translating into MTGYTVTNPATGEQLATYPLATDAEVEQGIADAHAAAQGWGRTSATADRAGLLRAAAQLHRDRRDELAEIIVREMGKTLEAALGEVDFAADITEYYADHIDEITADTAVPIDGDGAAVIRRTPLGALLGVMPWNFPYYQVARFTAPNLAMGNTIILKHAEQCPASAAAIARIYDDAGFPRGAYVNLYLSHDQAAAVVADPRVRGASVTGSERAGAAVAEVAGRNLKKVALELGGSDPFIVLSTDDLDAVVAQAVDARLDNTGQSCNAAKRFIVASGLYDAFVEKFSDAMAAATVGDPFDDVVLGPLSSLAAAERLEHQVQDAVAEGARVVTGGTRDRAFFAPTVLTGVTASMNAYREELFGPVGVVYRADDEDDAVRIANDTPFGLGSYLFTTDPAQAQRVAERIEAGMVFVNLVLADEAGLPFGGVKRSGTGRELGLLGADEFVNKKLIRTA; encoded by the coding sequence ATGACCGGCTACACCGTCACCAACCCCGCCACCGGCGAGCAGCTCGCCACGTATCCGCTGGCCACCGACGCCGAGGTCGAACAGGGCATCGCCGATGCGCACGCCGCAGCTCAGGGCTGGGGTCGCACCTCGGCCACCGCCGACCGAGCCGGCCTGCTCCGCGCGGCCGCGCAGCTGCATCGCGACCGCCGTGACGAGCTGGCGGAGATCATCGTGCGTGAGATGGGCAAAACCCTCGAGGCGGCGCTCGGTGAGGTCGACTTCGCCGCCGACATCACCGAGTACTACGCCGACCACATCGACGAGATCACCGCCGACACGGCGGTGCCCATCGACGGCGATGGCGCCGCGGTGATCCGCCGCACACCGCTGGGCGCCCTGCTGGGCGTGATGCCGTGGAACTTCCCGTACTACCAGGTGGCCCGCTTCACCGCGCCCAACCTGGCGATGGGCAACACCATCATCCTCAAGCACGCCGAGCAGTGCCCGGCGTCGGCCGCCGCGATCGCGCGCATCTACGACGACGCCGGCTTCCCGCGCGGCGCCTACGTGAACCTCTACCTGTCGCACGATCAGGCCGCCGCGGTCGTCGCCGACCCGCGCGTGCGCGGGGCGTCGGTCACCGGATCCGAGCGCGCCGGCGCCGCCGTCGCAGAGGTCGCCGGCCGCAACCTGAAGAAGGTGGCGCTCGAGCTGGGCGGCTCCGATCCGTTCATCGTGCTGTCGACCGACGACCTCGATGCCGTCGTCGCACAGGCCGTCGATGCCCGGCTCGACAACACCGGACAGTCGTGCAACGCTGCGAAGCGCTTCATCGTGGCATCCGGCCTCTACGACGCCTTCGTCGAGAAGTTCTCCGACGCGATGGCCGCCGCCACCGTCGGCGACCCGTTCGACGACGTCGTGCTCGGGCCGCTGTCGTCGCTGGCAGCGGCCGAGCGCCTCGAGCATCAGGTGCAGGATGCCGTGGCCGAAGGCGCGCGGGTGGTGACCGGCGGCACGCGCGATCGCGCCTTCTTCGCGCCGACCGTGCTGACCGGTGTGACCGCGTCGATGAACGCGTACCGGGAAGAGCTGTTCGGCCCGGTCGGGGTCGTCTACCGCGCCGACGACGAGGACGACGCGGTGCGGATCGCGAACGACACGCCGTTCGGGCTGGGCTCGTATCTGTTCACCACCGATCCGGCGCAGGCGCAGCGCGTTGCGGAGCGCATCGAGGCGGGGATGGTGTTCGTGAATCTCGTCCTCGCCGACGAGGCGGGCCTGCCGTTCGGAGGCGTGAAGCGCAGCGGCACCGGGCGCGAACTTGGGCTGCTGGGCGCGGACGAGTTCGTCAACAAGAAGCTGATTCGCACGGCGTGA
- a CDS encoding pyridoxamine 5'-phosphate oxidase family protein: MDENTEVVQRLTDQDCWDHISGEALGRLVTHVGEVLDVFPVNFVVDDGTIVFRTAEGSKLTELTINDEVLFEVDAHTETDAWSVVVRGHARRLRTNDEVQAADALPLKPWIPTLKYNYVRIVPTSLSGRAFVRSEEPDRYGIQQY; the protein is encoded by the coding sequence ATGGACGAGAACACAGAGGTCGTCCAGCGGTTGACCGACCAGGACTGCTGGGACCACATCTCCGGCGAGGCCCTGGGCCGACTGGTCACGCACGTCGGTGAGGTGCTCGACGTCTTCCCGGTGAACTTCGTCGTCGACGACGGCACGATCGTCTTCCGGACGGCGGAGGGCAGCAAGCTCACCGAGCTCACGATCAACGACGAGGTGCTCTTCGAGGTCGACGCGCACACCGAGACCGATGCGTGGAGCGTCGTCGTCCGCGGGCACGCGCGCCGGCTGCGCACCAACGACGAGGTGCAGGCCGCCGATGCGCTGCCGCTGAAGCCGTGGATCCCCACCCTGAAGTACAACTATGTGCGCATCGTGCCGACGTCGCTGTCGGGGCGCGCGTTCGTCCGCAGCGAAGAGCCCGACCGCTACGGCATCCAGCAGTACTGA
- the secE gene encoding preprotein translocase subunit SecE, whose product MVQDEPNGEIVAAGGATREKKLNFFQRIALFIRQVFAELRKVVTPTRQELLKFTGVVLGFVAVMMGFVYGLDLLFTWVVEIVFGVPR is encoded by the coding sequence ATGGTCCAGGATGAGCCGAACGGCGAGATCGTCGCGGCAGGCGGGGCGACCCGAGAGAAGAAGCTGAACTTCTTCCAGCGGATCGCACTGTTCATCCGTCAGGTCTTCGCCGAGCTCCGCAAGGTCGTCACCCCGACCCGACAGGAGCTCCTGAAGTTCACGGGTGTCGTCCTCGGGTTCGTCGCCGTCATGATGGGCTTCGTCTACGGCCTCGACCTGCTGTTCACGTGGGTCGTGGAGATCGTCTTCGGCGTCCCGCGCTGA
- the nusG gene encoding transcription termination/antitermination protein NusG, with translation MSERYVDDADWATAAEQSSEDDEAQEGNILADQERSAEAPEHTAVHVVDTEGGDDTDADLDDIDIDDPEADAIVNDALEIDQAAEAEAAAEVLNDSLAEETADRAAQAAEEVTPYDGPEVGGDDEADADEEPEDPYEAFRADLRVLPGKWYVIHSYAGFERKVKANIEQRKSTLEVEEDIYQVEVPLEDVVEIKNGQRKMVTRVRIPGYVLVRMELNEDTWSVVRHTPGVTGFVGNAHNPTPLRFEEAFNMLKSLVEAKEVAPAKGGAAKGAATQPRALPAEVDFEVGETITIKEGSFAGLPGTISEIKPESGKLTVLVSLFERETPVELSFDQVTKMV, from the coding sequence GTGTCTGAAAGATATGTCGACGACGCCGACTGGGCGACCGCTGCCGAGCAGTCGAGCGAGGATGACGAGGCCCAGGAGGGCAACATCCTCGCCGACCAGGAGCGCTCGGCCGAGGCGCCCGAGCACACGGCGGTGCACGTCGTGGACACCGAGGGCGGCGATGACACCGACGCCGACCTCGACGACATCGACATCGACGACCCGGAGGCAGATGCGATCGTGAACGACGCACTCGAGATCGACCAGGCAGCAGAGGCCGAGGCCGCCGCCGAGGTGCTTAACGACTCCCTCGCCGAAGAGACCGCCGATCGCGCCGCGCAGGCCGCTGAAGAGGTCACTCCCTACGACGGCCCCGAGGTGGGCGGCGATGACGAGGCCGACGCCGACGAAGAGCCCGAAGACCCGTACGAGGCGTTCCGCGCCGACCTGCGCGTGCTCCCGGGCAAGTGGTACGTCATCCACTCCTACGCCGGCTTCGAGCGCAAGGTGAAGGCCAACATCGAGCAGCGCAAGTCGACGCTCGAGGTCGAAGAGGACATCTACCAGGTCGAGGTTCCCCTCGAAGACGTCGTCGAGATCAAGAACGGCCAGCGCAAGATGGTCACGCGCGTCCGGATCCCCGGCTACGTGCTCGTGCGCATGGAGCTGAACGAAGACACCTGGTCGGTCGTGCGCCACACTCCCGGCGTCACCGGCTTCGTCGGCAACGCCCACAACCCGACCCCGCTGCGCTTCGAAGAGGCCTTCAACATGCTGAAGTCGCTCGTCGAGGCCAAGGAGGTCGCCCCGGCCAAGGGCGGTGCGGCCAAGGGTGCTGCGACGCAGCCCCGCGCGCTGCCGGCCGAGGTCGACTTCGAGGTCGGCGAGACCATCACCATCAAGGAAGGCTCCTTCGCCGGCCTGCCCGGCACGATCAGCGAGATCAAGCCCGAGAGCGGCAAGCTCACGGTCCTCGTCTCGCTGTTCGAGCGCGAGACCCCGGTCGAGCTGTCGTTCGACCAGGTCACCAAGATGGTGTGA
- the rplK gene encoding 50S ribosomal protein L11, giving the protein MAPKKKVTGLIKLQINAGAANPAPPIGPALGQHGVNIMEFCKAYNAATESQRGNVIPVEITVYEDRSFTFILKTPPAAELIKKAAGVAKGSSTPHTTKVAKLTKDQVREIAQTKQPDLNANDLEAASKIIAGTARSMGITVEG; this is encoded by the coding sequence ATGGCACCGAAGAAGAAGGTGACCGGCCTGATCAAGCTTCAGATCAACGCCGGCGCCGCCAACCCGGCGCCGCCGATCGGGCCCGCGCTCGGTCAGCATGGCGTCAACATCATGGAGTTCTGCAAGGCGTACAACGCCGCGACCGAGTCGCAGCGCGGCAACGTCATCCCCGTGGAGATCACCGTCTACGAGGACCGCAGCTTCACGTTCATCCTGAAGACCCCGCCGGCCGCGGAGCTCATCAAGAAGGCCGCCGGCGTCGCCAAGGGCTCGTCGACCCCGCACACGACCAAGGTGGCCAAGCTCACCAAGGACCAGGTGCGCGAGATCGCGCAGACCAAGCAGCCCGATCTGAACGCGAACGACCTCGAGGCCGCCTCGAAGATCATCGCCGGCACCGCCCGCTCCATGGGCATCACGGTTGAGGGCTGA
- the rplA gene encoding 50S ribosomal protein L1, translating to MAKSKVYEAAAAKIDRDKFYTSTEAVVLAKETGSKKFDSTVEVALKLAVDPRKADQMVRGTVMLPHGTGKTARVIVFATGPAAEAAIAAGADEVGGAELIEKVSGGWTDFDAAVSTPELMGQVGRLGKVLGPRGLMPNPKTGTVTPNPAKAVEEIKGGKIEFRVDKHANVHFIVGKASFTAEQLDENFKAALEEIVRLKPSSAKGRYIQKGALSTTFGPGIPLDVNAIG from the coding sequence ATGGCCAAGTCCAAGGTTTACGAAGCTGCCGCGGCGAAGATCGACCGCGACAAGTTCTACACGTCCACCGAGGCGGTCGTCCTCGCGAAGGAGACCGGCTCGAAGAAGTTCGACTCCACCGTCGAGGTCGCCCTCAAGCTCGCGGTCGATCCGCGCAAGGCCGACCAGATGGTCCGCGGCACCGTCATGCTGCCGCACGGCACCGGCAAGACCGCCCGCGTCATCGTGTTCGCGACGGGTCCGGCCGCTGAGGCCGCGATCGCCGCGGGTGCGGACGAGGTCGGCGGCGCCGAGCTCATCGAGAAGGTGTCGGGCGGCTGGACCGATTTCGACGCCGCGGTCTCGACCCCTGAGCTCATGGGCCAGGTCGGGCGTCTCGGCAAGGTCCTCGGTCCCCGTGGCCTCATGCCGAACCCCAAGACCGGCACCGTGACCCCCAACCCGGCCAAGGCCGTCGAGGAGATCAAGGGCGGCAAGATCGAGTTCCGCGTCGACAAGCACGCCAACGTGCACTTCATCGTCGGCAAGGCCTCGTTCACGGCCGAACAGCTGGACGAGAACTTCAAGGCCGCTCTCGAGGAGATCGTCCGTCTGAAGCCGTCGAGCGCGAAGGGCCGCTACATCCAGAAGGGTGCGCTGTCGACCACGTTCGGTCCCGGCATCCCGCTGGACGTCAACGCCATCGGCTGA